Genomic segment of Planctomycetota bacterium:
TGCGCGGATCGGGTCGATCTCGGCGATGAGCCGGTTCATTCGACGTTGATCATCCGTGCTTGCGATCATGAGGCGTAGCTTGGCGAGAATGCGTTCGCAGCAGTCGGCGATGTTGCCGCATTCGGTGACGCGATCACGGATGGCCCGGCGGGCGTGGGGAATCGCGTCGGTGCGTGGTGAAAGGTTGGGGTCGGCCTTCGGTAGCGGCTTGGTGCAGTACTTCGTCAGTGCTTCCGCGAGAGGCATCGGCGTCGTGAACCGCTTGGCGACGCCGCCTTCGGTTGCGTCGACGATCGTCGCGCGGCACTCGGCGAAGTCGGCCTCGAACTGTTGCAGATACGTGATCATCCGCGGCTCGGTGTAGATCGGTCGGCCGTGAACGTCGACGGTCTTGCGCAGGATCGCGCGGTCACGGACGATGCGCTCCCACTGACGCATCTCGACCGACGCAAACCGGCCGAGTTCGGAGTTCCACACGGACTCGTGTGCCGTGCCCGGCAGGTAATAGATCCCGTCGGAAAAGCCCAGGTCTTGTCCGACCATGATGATCGGGTCGCAGCCAAGGTGAACCGCGAGATGGAAGGCGAGGTGCGCAACGGTCGAACGCTGCGGCACGGCGGAGCGCTCGCGCAAGCCGCTGCCTGTGAGCACCTGCTCGGCCCAGGTGTTACCGTTGAGGGAGATGCTGCCCGGGTGCAGTTGCGGGATGCGCGGCGAGATTTTCGGCTCGGCGACGAGGTGCGTCGAGAGCGTCGGCGGCAACTCCTCGAAGAACTGCTTGCACGCTTCGTGGTAGTCGAGCGAGGTGACGTAGTCTGGCGTGACGCCCATCTCGATCATCGGCTTGAGCGCGGTCTGCACGGCGATGAGGACGGCCTTGCCCTGCGCGTCCTTGAGCAGGTGCTTGTTCTTCCGCAGCGACGGGCCGGCGGAGATGAGGATCGCGGGCTGGCCCTTGTGGAGGCCGGCGAGCGGCTCCATGCCCGGGCCGGTGATGTAGTTCTTGAGGTGCCCGACCGTGTTGCGCGCCGTGACACGGCTGAGCGTCTTGGCCGTCATCACCTGGGTCTTGACGTGGGTGAGGTGCTTCTCGGTCCAGCGGGCGACGTGGAGGAAGATGTCGGGGTGTCGGCGGAGACTCGGTGCGTGGGAGATGGTCGCCGAGCCGATGCCGGGCGCGGTGCTCCAGGGGCGCAGTGCCGAGAGCAGGTCGTCCTCGTCGTTGCCAAAGCGGATCGAGAGCTTGCCGCTGCCGAGTTCTTCGGCGAAGTCGTGCAGCGTGAACGCGGTGGCGATGAGCCTGGGGTCGGGCTCGACGACGAGCAGCTTCGCATCATCGGCGAGCCGTTCGATCGCGGCGACGACGTGGTGCATGAGCCCGCCGCCGTAGATGCAACCGCACAACGCCTGCTCAGGGTCGAACTCCTCGGCGAGGCGCTTCGCTTCGGCGAGCGGACGCCGACGAGAGTGGAGCGGCTGGCTGTCGACTTCGACCGTGAAGCCGCCGTCGGGCGTCGCTTCGATCGGGTACGGTTCGTCGGCGACGGCGTCGATCGGCTCGGCGGTCTTGGGGTCGCGTGACCAGAGCGCGGCGAGGTTTTTGCGCAGCAGATCGCTTTCGCAGGGCGCGAAAGTGCATCGTCGAGATGAGCCGCGCGTGAGGGTGAGCATGGCCGACGGGATTCCTCGTGGAGTTATCGGACACCTCGCCCCGAAGGCTGCAAAGATTGGAGCACGCCATGCAAGACTTGATCATGAGCCCGCCGTTTTGGATTCCCGCGTTGCTGGTCTTCGCCGGGTTGCTGGTGGCCCTCGTGCTGCGGAGCGTGGCGAAGGTGCCGGCGATCGGCCTGAGCGTGGCGGCGGTCGGGCTGCTCTGGTTTGGGGTCGACCTCGTAACCGAGACCAACCGTGAGGAGGCGCTGCGGCGGACAAGCACGATCATCAACGCCGCGGCCGACCGTGACTGGGAGGCGTTCGGCGATGCGATGGACGGCAACACCCGCCTACCCGGCCGATACGCCAATCGCGATCAGTTCCTCGCCGGCGCCGAGGCGACGATCGAGACCATCGACCTGAAGTCCGTGTTCATCCGCTCGCGCCAGGTCGGCGAGCTTGATGGCGTCATCGACGTCGACACCGTCGTGCTCAGCGTGCAGGCCGCCACGCACGACCGGCCGGAGAAAACCACCTGGCGGTTCCGCTACGTCGAGACCGACGATGGGCTCGTGCTCGACCTGATCCAGCCGTTGGAAGTCCGCGGGCAGGATGTCTCGATCGTCATGGACGCGATCAGTCGGTTCACCGGCAACAACTGACGCCCGTCTCGGCTACACTGCCGCCACAGGTGGCGACCGCTCCGGACGATTCTCAACCCAAACGCGGATGGCTTCGCTTCGGGCGCGACCCCGACGGCGCGCCGCTGACATGGCGTGATATTCGGAGCGGGATCAACGAGTGGGTCCGCGATCGATCGGCGGCGCAGCTTTTCACCGGCAGCTTCTTCCTTCTCGTCGTGCTCGGCACGCTCGCGCTGTGGGGGCTGCCGGGGCTGTACACGGGCGAGGATCTCGGCTTCGTCGACTCGCTGTTCATGTCGACCAGCGCGGTCTGCGTCACCGGGCTGAGTGTGTCGGACCTGGAGACGCAGTTCACGTTCTTCGGGCAGGTCGTGATGCTGACGCTGATCCAGATCGGCGGGCTGGGGATCATCGCGTTCGCGAGTCTGATCATCCTCGCGCTGGGCAGACGGCTGACACTCGACGCACGCGACTCGGCCGGGTCGGAGCTGGTCGACCTGCCCAACGTCACGCCGAGGCAGCTGGTCTTCGGCATTTTCCTCTACGCGTTCAGCTTCGAGTTCATCACCGCCGTCGGATTGTTCTTGCTGTGGCGTGAGGATCTCGGCGTGGGCGAGGCGCTTTGGTCATCGATCTTCCACGCGGTCAGCGGCTTCTGCCAGGCCGGCTTCTCGATCAACTCCGACTCGCTCATGGGCTGGAACGACTCGCCGATGACGCTGATCGTTGCAGGGTTGCCGGTGCTGGTGGGTGGACTGGGCTTTCTGACCATCGAGGACATCCGTCGGCGGGTCTTCTGGAAACGCCATCGACTCGCGCTACACACCAAGGTCGTGGTGACCGCGACGATCGCCCTGTTCCTGCTTGGCATGGGCGTGTTCCTGATCTTCGAATGGGACGGCGTGCTCAGCGGGATGTCGCTGGCGGACCACCTCGCCAACGCGGGGTTCATGTCGGTCTCGGCACGCAGCGTCGGCTTCAACAGCATCGACCACGCCCAGGCGAGCTACGGGACCAACTTCTTCACCGTCATCCTGATGTTCATCGGCGGCGGACCCGGCGGCACCGCGGGCGGGATCAAGATCACCACCTTCGCGGTCATCGGCTTGCTCGCGTGGAGTCGGCTGCGCGGGCGGCAGCATGTGACCGTCTTCAACCGCACCATCCCCGACGAAACCATCCAGCGTGCGACCGGTCTTGTCATGGCGTTCGGCACCGTCACGATCGTGTGCCTGCTCGTGCTCACGCGGACCGAGGATTTCTCGGTGCCGGGGCACACGTTCCTCGCTTACCTCTTCGAAGTCGTGAGCGCGCTGGGCAACGTCGGGCTCGGCATGGGCGTGACCGGCGATCTGTCGACCACGGGCAAGCTGGTGATCATCGTCGCGATGTTCGCAGGTCGGGTCGGGCCGATCACGCTCATCAGTATCTTCGCCCATCGCAACGGACGCCGGCGTGACAGGTTCCGCTACGCCAACGGGGAAGTCATCCTCGGCTAGGACTCAGACATGAAACGATTCGTCATCATCGGACTCGGCAACTTCGGCTCGGCAGCCTCCGTCGCGCTCTTCGAACAGGGCCACGAAGTCATCGTCGTCGACACCGACGAGGACACGATCGACCGCGTAGGCAACACCGTCACCCGTGCCGCCGTCGGCGACGGGCGCGATGTCGAGACGCTCAAGCGTGTCGGCGTCGCCGAGGCGGATGCAGGCGTCATCAGCACCGGCGATGACATCGCCGCCTCGATCCTCGCCACCCTCGCGCTCAAGGATCTCGGCGTCGAGGAGATCTTCGTCAAGGTCATCAGCCGCGACCACGCGAGGGTCATGCAGAAGATCGGTGTCACCGAGACGGTCTTCCCCGAGAAAGACAGTGCCGAGGCGCTCGCCCAGCGGATCACCGGTAAGGCCGTGCTCAACTACGTCAACATTGCGCCCAACTTCAGCCTGCAGGAGATGGCCGTCCCCGACCAATGGTGCGGCAAGTCGCTCGCGCAGCTCGACATCCGCCGCGAGTACGGCGTCCTCGTGGTCGCCCTCCACGACGTGCTGACCGACACCTACAGCGCCCCCGATCCGCAGGCCGTCCTCGAAGACAGCGACACCCTGCTGCTCGCCGGAAACGACAAGGACCTTCAGGAACTGGCCGGCCTCTAGCCCTTCACCGCACCGGCGGTGAGGCCCGCGATGAACTCCTTCTGGAGCATCAGGAACAGCACGAGCACGGGAAGGATGGCGACGAGGGTGCCGGCCATGATCAGGCCGTAGTCGATGCCGTAGATGCCACGAAGCTGGTTGATCGCGACCGAGAGCGGGAACTTCTCGGGCGATTGCAACACGATCTGCGGGCCGATGAAGTTGTTCCAAGTACCCAGGAACGTGATCAGCAGGTAGGCACCGACCATCGGACGCACCAGCGGCAGCACCATCTCGAAGAACATGCGAATCTCGCCGCAGCCGTCGATGCGTGATGACTCGAGCATCTCGTTGGGCACGCCGTTGATCATGGCCTGACGGAAGAGAAAGACGCCAAAGGCGGGCGCGGCGGCGGGGATGATCAGCCCCGCGTAGCTGTCGAGCAGTCCGAGCCAATAGAGCAGTTGGTACGCCGGTGCCAGCAACAGCGCGCCGGGAATGACCAGGGCCGCAAGAACCAATGCGAGGAAGAACGCCTTGCCGCGGAAGTGGTGTTTGGCCAATGCATAGCCGCCCATCGCCGCGCCAAGCGTCGAGAAGACGGAGGTGACCGACGCGAGGAAAAAGCTGTTAAGCACGGCCCGGCCGAAGTTGATGTCACCGCCGAAAAGCCGACCGAAATTGCCGAGGGACAAGAGTCCCCACGCGACGCCAAAGATGCCGCCCGGGTTGCCGTCGGTGATTTCGTAGGTCGTGTTCGGCGCGCCCGGCAGTCGGGCCGAGCCGATCGCTTGGTTGAGGCCGGGAATGCTCTCCAACTCCGGATCATCGAACGTCGCGAGAGGTGGAACGCTGATCACCTCGTCGAAGTCCGCCGCGTTGGCGGGCTCGGCTTCCGATGGGTTGTACCGGATGAGTACGTCCAGCACCGTGCCGTCACCGCGAGTGACTTCGATCGGGAAATCGGCGGACTCCACACCATCGAGGTGTGTCGGATCCGACAGGCTGATCTCGCCAGTGGTCGTCTCGACCGCGAACAGCCCCACCCGTGGCAGGAACTGACCGGTAAAGAACACGTCCTTTTCCTTGAGCGACGACGCGACGAGGTAAAAGAAAGGTACCAGCGTCAACACCGCGACGGGGATGAGCAGGAAGTGGGCGACGAAGTTGAAGCGCTTGTCGCGCTGGCGCTCTGACATGACTTATTCGGTCCTCTTGGCGATGGCGCGTTGAACGATGGCGAAGGCAATGAGGATCAGCGCGAGCGTCCAGCCGATCGCGCTGGCGTAGCCGAGGTCGCCGGTGTCGAAGCCGGTTTGGTAGAGGTACATGACGACGGTGAGCCCGGCGTTCTCCGGGCCCGGGCCGTTACCAAGTAGCAGGTATGGCAACTCGAACAGCTGCATCGACCCGATGAACGAGAGAAGCACGACGAACGACGCCACCGGCGCGATCGCCGGGAGTGTGACGTTTAGAAACCGGTGCCAGGCATTGGCCCCGTCGATCTCGGCGGCTTCGAGCAGCGACTTGTCGACGCTCTGCAAGGCTGCAAGGAAGTACACCATGTTGAAACCGACGTACATCCAGAATGCCGCGATGATCAGCGATGGCATGACGAATTTCTCCAGCCAGGGAAACTCGACGTCCCACGTCGGGATGATCGACGCGAGGGTGACGTTGATCAGCCCGGTGTTCTTCTGGAACATCAACGCAAACAGCACCGCGACGAACACGAGCCCGACCAGCGATGGTGCGAAGAAGATGAGCCGATAGAACGAGCGGGCTCTAAGGCCGGGTCGATTGAGCAGCAGTGCCAGTCCCAGCGATGCCGGCAGCTGCACGAACACGCTGCCGGCGGCGAAGATGAACGTGTTCTTCAGCGCGATCCAGAATCGGCTGTCGTTGACGAGGAAGGTGATGTTGTCGAACCCGACGAACTCGCTGGACCGGGGGCCGAACGTCTGCTGCGTGATGAGCAGCAGCGAGTAGAACAACGGATAGACGATGAACGTGAGGAAGATGAGAATGAACGGCGCGATGAAGAAGTACGGTGCCCACCACGACCGCTTGCTCATCCCGCCGACCGCCTGAGGCGGTGCCGCAGCGGTCTTGCTCGCCACGTTTGAAGATGCGGCCGCGGTCATTGGGCCGCCTCCTGTTCCTGCGTGAGTTGGTCGCGGACGAAGACGTTTCGACCCATCTGTTTCTCCACTTCCGCCTGCACCTCGCCGAGCAGTTCCCTGGCTCGGGGTTGTAGCGCTTCGACGGTGTAGGCTTCGTTCTGATCGGCGTAACGATAAAGGCGGCTCATGGCGTTGGCCCACTCGCTTCGTGCAAGGTTACGGAACGGCGAGCTGCTGCGGGTCGGCACATCGGGTGCGAGTTCGATGAACAGCGACCCGAGCCGTTGGCCGCCGAAGTATTCCACGGGCTCGTGATAAAAAGGCTCGTCCCAAAGCGCAATGACCGGGCTGATGATCAGCGATTGTTCCCAGAGCTTTCGGGCGGTTTCGTTGGTGAGGTAGAGGAGCTTGGCCGCTTCCCACGCCGCTTCGAAGTCCTCGGTCTGCTTGGTGATGCCCAGGCAGGTGCCGCCCCAAACGCTGGTCCGTCGGCCGCCGGGTGTCCAGGCAGGCATCGGCATCGCACGCCATTTGCCGGAGAGCTGCGGCAGATCGCCCTGGTACACGCCGGTAAGCCAGTCTGGTGCGACACCGGCAAGGACGCGTCCGGTCAGACGCAACTCGTTGCCCGGTGCGCTGAAGTCGGCGGCGTCGACGGCAATCCGATCCGGGCCGATCATCCAGGTGATCAGTTTCGCCATCAGGAAGGCGTTCAGTTCCGTGTCGATCGCGAGCTTGTCGTTCTCGTCGAAAAATCCACCACCGGCCTGCATGAGCAGCATCTCGTGCATGTCGGCATTCGTGTACCAAAGATTCAGCAGGTAGCGATCAGCTTTTCCGTCGCCGTCGATGTCCTGAGCCGCCCGGAGCGTGTCGGCGAACTCGTCCCATGTCTCGATGGCTTCCACGTCGTAGCCGAGCTCTTCGACGAGGATGTCGTGGCGGTATAACAGAACGACCGGGTGAACGTCATGCGGGATGCCAAAGATTCGGCCGCGTGTCGACCATTGGCTGAAGCTCGGCTCGTTGATCTGCTCGTAAATGCCTTCGCTCTTGAGCCGGTCGGTGAGATCGACGAAACCGACATCCTCCAGCGGGCCGGAGAAGACTTTACCGATGACGCCCTGCTCGACTTCGATGAGATCGGCGACCGGTGTGTCGGACATGAAGCCGCTGAGCATTCGCCGCTGTAGCGCCTGTCCGTCGATCAGGAAGATGTTGAGCTTGAGATCGTCTTTATCGGTGTTGGCCGCGTTGTACTCCTCGGCGAGGGGGATGTACATGTCCGAGTGGTTGCGGGCGAACGTCCACATCGTCAGGCCTTCGACATCTTTCTCGGGCCAGGCGAGTACCACGACCGACGACACGACGGCGATGATGATGATCAGCCACGCGCCCAGCGAGAGTTGAAGCGGGAGCCGTTCGACGAACGTCTCCTTGTACTCCGGTGCCGTGCTCGGAGGTAAGCTCTCAAGAATACTCACCGGCTCATTTGCCGCTGATGCGCGAGTACGGGCTGTTGTCTGATCCGGCTGGTATGTCACTGTCGGAACCTCACTCCACACTGATTGTGCATTGAAACGTGTTTCAATCAAACCGTCTGAAGCGTATTCGACTGATCGAGCGCGCCGAACCGCCGGTTGCGTTGGGCGAATGCACGGATCGCGCGGTGTAGTTCTTCGGCATCGAACTCCGGCCAAAGTGCGTCGCTGACGAAGAGTTCGGCATAGCTGATCTGCCAGAGCAAGTAGTTGGAGATACGCATCTCCCCTGCCGTGCGGATGAGCAAGTCTGGATCGGGTAGGCCTGCAGTGTAGAGGTGAGCGTCGATCGTGTCGTGATCGATGTCGCCGGGCAGCAACTCACCTGCCGCGACCTTGCGGGCGATCGACTTCATCGCGTCGGCGATCTCGGTGCGACTGCCATAGTTGAGAGCGAGGTTGAGGACGAGCCCGTTGTTGTTGCCGGTCTCGTCCAACGTGATCGCGAGTTCGTCCTGGAGCAGTTCCGGCAACTCGTCAGATCGGCCGATCTGCATGAATTTGACGTTCTCGCGCATCATTCTCGGCCGTTCGCGGCGGAGGTAGTCGACGTACATCTGCATGAGCGCCTCCACCTCGTCGGCCGGACGTTTCCAGTTCTCGACGCTGAAGCTGTACAGCGTGATGACATCCGGCCCGCCGAGTTGCCGACGCATCTCGACGCACTCGGTGACCAAGTCCGGCACCACCGCCGCCCCGCGGTCATGGCCGTTGATTCGCTCCATCCCCTGCTGCACCGCCCAGCGCCCGTTGCCATCCATGATGATCGCGATGTGACGCGGGATCCGTTCACGCGGAAGATCGCTGAGAGGGTGCATGGGGTGATCGTAGCGAAGAAGAAATCCGAATGCCGAGTTCCCGAATGACGAATGAGATCCGAAGGCCGAATGGTCCAAGACTCATTTCGGATTTCTGACTTCGGATTTCTGACTTCGGATTTCGTCATTTGCCAGCAGGTGGTACTCGAACCCGTCGATCAACGCTTCCCAGCTTGCGTTGATCACGTTCTCATCGACACCCACGGTACCGAAGTAGTCGGACTTGCCGTCGGACAGGTCGCGGCGGAACTCCGTGACGACGCGCACCTTCGCCGCCGTCGCTGCCGAGGAGTTGACGACGCGCACCTTGTAGTCGACCAGGTGCAGCCCGTTGATAGCCGGGTAGTGTTCACGAAGTGCCTTACGCAGGGCATGGTCTAACGCGTCGACCGGGCCATGCCCTTCGGCGACACGGTGTTCAACGGTGTCGCCGACATGCACCTTGCAAGTCGCCTCGGCCACCGGACGTTCGCCGTCGGTGCGGAGGATGACACAGCGGTAGTGATCGAGGGTGAAATACGCGCGCCGCTTTCCAATTTCCTTGCGGAGCAGCAGTTCGAAGCTCGCCTCGGCCGCTTCGAAAACGTAACCCGCGTTCTCCAGATCCTGCACGCGCTCGAGCACCCGGCGTTGGACTTCCCGGTCGGCTTCGATGCCGAACTTCTTGCCGAGCTTCTCGGCGATGTTGCTCGCGCCGCTCATCTCGGAGACGAGGATCTTCCGCTGGTTTCCGACGCTGGCCGGGTCGACGTGCTCATACGTCCCGGCGTGTTTGCGAACCGCGTGGACGTGCATCCCGCCCTTGTGGGCAAACGCGGAAGCACCGACGTACGGCTGCCCGCCCCACAGCGGCTGGTTGGCGATCTCGTAGACGAAGCGCGACACTTCGGTGAGTCGTTCGAGGCTGCCGGGCAGCAGCACGTCGTGGCCGAACTTGAGTGCGAGGTTGGCCGCGGCGACGACGAGGTCCATGTTGCCACAGCGTTCGCCGACGCCGTTGATCGTGCCCTGCACATGCGTTGCCCCGGCGTCGACGGCGGCCAACGCATTGGCCACGGCAACGCCCGAGTCGTTGTGCGTGTGGATGCCGACGGTGACGTTGGACTGTGCGACGACGGCCGCGGTGGCTTCGGCGACCTCGGTCGGCATCGTGCCGCCGTTGGTGTCGCAGAGGCACAGCACCGTCGCCCCCGCCGACTCCGCCGCTGCCAGGGTCGAAAGCGCGTGCTCGCGATCCTCCTTGAACGCGTCGAAGAAGTGCTCGGCGTCGTAGATCACCTCGCGCCCCGCATCGACACACACCTTCACGCTATCGGCGATCATCGCGTGATTCTCGTCGACGGTCGTGTTCAAGACATTCTCGATCTGGAACTTGATCGTCTTGCCGACGATGGTGATCGCCGGCGTCTCGGCATCGAGCAACGCCCGCATGCCAACGTCCTCCGACGCATCGACACCTCGCCGACGGGTCATGCCAAACGCGCTGACCTTCGCATGACTCAGCGCTGGTTCGCGAATGTCCTCGAAGAATCCCACGTCCTTCGGGTTGCTCAGCGGGTAGCCGCCCTCGATGTAGTCGAAGCCGATCTCGTCGAGCTTTCGGGCCACGAGCAGCTTGTCGGTGAGCGAGAGGTTGAAGCCTTCGCCCTGGGTGCCGTCTCTCAGCGTCGTGTCATAAAGGTGGATTCTCATGGAGTGATGAATGAGGAATGCGGAATGATGAATGGAGAGAGACGGAAACAAAACGCCCCGCCGTTGGTGGTCGGCGGGGCGTGTGGTCTTGGGCAAAACTGCAGGAGAACCGGTCACCGCCGCCGATGCGGGATGATGATGTCGATCCGAATAATGGCCGAGCTCGCGGTCATACGTGGTGGAGCATAGCGGCTGGCGTCTACTTGACAACCACCCTGCCAGTCATGCGCGGGTGGAGCTTGGAACCGTACGGATAGGTCCCGGACGTCGTGAAGGTGTGGGTGTAACTTTTGCCCGGCTTGAGCGGCCCGGAGTCGAAGGCACCGCTGGTCGAGGTGACGGTGTAGTCGCGGGTGTCGTTGTTCTTCCAGGTGACCGACTCGCCGGCCTTAATCGAGACCGTGCCGGGCGTGAACTTCAACTCCTTCACGCTCACCGTGGCGGCGACGCAAACGGCAAGGGCAGCGGTCAGGATCAGGGCGGGGATGCGGCGCATGATGGTGTAACAGTATCGACCCGGCGGTAGGCATTCGGTTAGTTTCCGCCCAGGGCGGACGTGCTACCTTCGGTGCATGTCCGAGAAGATCATCCGCGACCCGGTCCATGACGTGATCGCCCTCCGCACCGAGGACGACACCGAGGGGTTGCTCTTCGAGCTTCTCAACGCCCGGGAGTCCCAACGCCTACGCCGCATCCGGCAGCTCGGCATGGCATCCTTGGCGTATCCGGGGGCGGACCATTCGCGCTACAGCCACTCGCTGGGCGTCATGCAGACGGCCCGACGGATGCTCGATCGGCTCGAACGCAACCACGCCATCGACGCCGAGGATCGCAAGATCGCCCTGTGTGCCGCCCTGCTGCATGATCTCGGGCACGGCCCCTTCAGCCATGTCTTCGAGCGTGTCACTGGCATCCACCATGAACGTCTCTCGGCCCGCGTGATCAACGATCCGACGACAGAGGTCCATCAGCTTCTGATCTCCCACGACAAGTCACTGCCCGAGCGGATCACCGACCTGCTGGCCGGGCCCGAACCGCGGACTTTTCTTGGGGACCTGATCAGTTCGCAGCTCGACGCGGACCGGATCGACTACCTGCTACGAGACAACCTGATGACCGGCAGCCGGTACGGGCACTTTGACATGACCTGGCTGCTGACGGCGCTGACGATCGAGCCGACCGGCGGGCGGCTGGCGGTCTTGCCCAAGGCCGTCTCGGCGGTCGAGGCGTACCTGATGGCGCGGTACCACATGTACCGCAACGTTTACTTCCACAAGGTCGTCCGGGCGGCCGAGGGGATGGTGCAGCTGATCCTGCAACGCGCCAAACGCCTTGCGGTGCAAGGCCGGCTCGAATGGTCAGCCGCGACCGGCGGCGTGGAGAAAGCGCTCACCGGCAACCGCCTCACCACGCCGGAATTCCTCGACCTCGACGACGCCGCGGTCATGCAATGCTTCAAGGCGTGGACCACCGGCACCGATCCGTTGCTGGCCAACCTCTGCCGCGGGATGGTCGAACGCAAGCTCTACAAAACCGTCGAGCTTCACGACTGCAGCGACCCGGCCGGCGCGTTCGCGGCGGCGCAGTCGGCGGTCGAAAGCGTGGGCGGCGATCCGGACTATCACCTGTTTCTCGACGAGGTGAGCGACACGCCGTACAAGACGGCCGGCGGTGAGTTCGAGGGCGGCGCGTTCGGCAGCGAGGTGATCGTCGCCGGCCGGGAAGGCCCGGTGCCGATCGCCCGACTGTCGCCGATGGTCAAAGCACTCGCCGAGCAGTTACGGTTTTGCCGGATTCACGTCGCGTCGGCGTACCGAGACGTCGTCGCCGAAGCGATTCAATCTTGATTCCGCATATGTTCCGCGACTTGCACGAAAAACGGCGTGAGCGTC
This window contains:
- a CDS encoding extracellular solute-binding protein, translating into MSILESLPPSTAPEYKETFVERLPLQLSLGAWLIIIIAVVSSVVVLAWPEKDVEGLTMWTFARNHSDMYIPLAEEYNAANTDKDDLKLNIFLIDGQALQRRMLSGFMSDTPVADLIEVEQGVIGKVFSGPLEDVGFVDLTDRLKSEGIYEQINEPSFSQWSTRGRIFGIPHDVHPVVLLYRHDILVEELGYDVEAIETWDEFADTLRAAQDIDGDGKADRYLLNLWYTNADMHEMLLMQAGGGFFDENDKLAIDTELNAFLMAKLITWMIGPDRIAVDAADFSAPGNELRLTGRVLAGVAPDWLTGVYQGDLPQLSGKWRAMPMPAWTPGGRRTSVWGGTCLGITKQTEDFEAAWEAAKLLYLTNETARKLWEQSLIISPVIALWDEPFYHEPVEYFGGQRLGSLFIELAPDVPTRSSSPFRNLARSEWANAMSRLYRYADQNEAYTVEALQPRARELLGEVQAEVEKQMGRNVFVRDQLTQEQEAAQ
- a CDS encoding sugar ABC transporter permease, encoding MASKTAAAPPQAVGGMSKRSWWAPYFFIAPFILIFLTFIVYPLFYSLLLITQQTFGPRSSEFVGFDNITFLVNDSRFWIALKNTFIFAAGSVFVQLPASLGLALLLNRPGLRARSFYRLIFFAPSLVGLVFVAVLFALMFQKNTGLINVTLASIIPTWDVEFPWLEKFVMPSLIIAAFWMYVGFNMVYFLAALQSVDKSLLEAAEIDGANAWHRFLNVTLPAIAPVASFVVLLSFIGSMQLFELPYLLLGNGPGPENAGLTVVMYLYQTGFDTGDLGYASAIGWTLALILIAFAIVQRAIAKRTE
- a CDS encoding 6-hydroxymethylpterin diphosphokinase MptE-like protein encodes the protein MLTLTRGSSRRCTFAPCESDLLRKNLAALWSRDPKTAEPIDAVADEPYPIEATPDGGFTVEVDSQPLHSRRRPLAEAKRLAEEFDPEQALCGCIYGGGLMHHVVAAIERLADDAKLLVVEPDPRLIATAFTLHDFAEELGSGKLSIRFGNDEDDLLSALRPWSTAPGIGSATISHAPSLRRHPDIFLHVARWTEKHLTHVKTQVMTAKTLSRVTARNTVGHLKNYITGPGMEPLAGLHKGQPAILISAGPSLRKNKHLLKDAQGKAVLIAVQTALKPMIEMGVTPDYVTSLDYHEACKQFFEELPPTLSTHLVAEPKISPRIPQLHPGSISLNGNTWAEQVLTGSGLRERSAVPQRSTVAHLAFHLAVHLGCDPIIMVGQDLGFSDGIYYLPGTAHESVWNSELGRFASVEMRQWERIVRDRAILRKTVDVHGRPIYTEPRMITYLQQFEADFAECRATIVDATEGGVAKRFTTPMPLAEALTKYCTKPLPKADPNLSPRTDAIPHARRAIRDRVTECGNIADCCERILAKLRLMIASTDDQRRMNRLIAEIDPIRAELSRNGVAYELITTMIQKDECTRVLEDWRINAVKLDPVERQRRQVERDLSHVENIRGAALELGELLDGVADELGGEAREAA
- a CDS encoding TrkA family potassium uptake protein; the encoded protein is MKRFVIIGLGNFGSAASVALFEQGHEVIVVDTDEDTIDRVGNTVTRAAVGDGRDVETLKRVGVAEADAGVISTGDDIAASILATLALKDLGVEEIFVKVISRDHARVMQKIGVTETVFPEKDSAEALAQRITGKAVLNYVNIAPNFSLQEMAVPDQWCGKSLAQLDIRREYGVLVVALHDVLTDTYSAPDPQAVLEDSDTLLLAGNDKDLQELAGL
- a CDS encoding potassium transporter TrkG, with the protein product MATAPDDSQPKRGWLRFGRDPDGAPLTWRDIRSGINEWVRDRSAAQLFTGSFFLLVVLGTLALWGLPGLYTGEDLGFVDSLFMSTSAVCVTGLSVSDLETQFTFFGQVVMLTLIQIGGLGIIAFASLIILALGRRLTLDARDSAGSELVDLPNVTPRQLVFGIFLYAFSFEFITAVGLFLLWREDLGVGEALWSSIFHAVSGFCQAGFSINSDSLMGWNDSPMTLIVAGLPVLVGGLGFLTIEDIRRRVFWKRHRLALHTKVVVTATIALFLLGMGVFLIFEWDGVLSGMSLADHLANAGFMSVSARSVGFNSIDHAQASYGTNFFTVILMFIGGGPGGTAGGIKITTFAVIGLLAWSRLRGRQHVTVFNRTIPDETIQRATGLVMAFGTVTIVCLLVLTRTEDFSVPGHTFLAYLFEVVSALGNVGLGMGVTGDLSTTGKLVIIVAMFAGRVGPITLISIFAHRNGRRRDRFRYANGEVILG
- a CDS encoding isoprenyl transferase; this translates as MHPLSDLPRERIPRHIAIIMDGNGRWAVQQGMERINGHDRGAAVVPDLVTECVEMRRQLGGPDVITLYSFSVENWKRPADEVEALMQMYVDYLRRERPRMMRENVKFMQIGRSDELPELLQDELAITLDETGNNNGLVLNLALNYGSRTEIADAMKSIARKVAAGELLPGDIDHDTIDAHLYTAGLPDPDLLIRTAGEMRISNYLLWQISYAELFVSDALWPEFDAEELHRAIRAFAQRNRRFGALDQSNTLQTV
- a CDS encoding carbohydrate ABC transporter permease, whose amino-acid sequence is MSERQRDKRFNFVAHFLLIPVAVLTLVPFFYLVASSLKEKDVFFTGQFLPRVGLFAVETTTGEISLSDPTHLDGVESADFPIEVTRGDGTVLDVLIRYNPSEAEPANAADFDEVISVPPLATFDDPELESIPGLNQAIGSARLPGAPNTTYEITDGNPGGIFGVAWGLLSLGNFGRLFGGDINFGRAVLNSFFLASVTSVFSTLGAAMGGYALAKHHFRGKAFFLALVLAALVIPGALLLAPAYQLLYWLGLLDSYAGLIIPAAAPAFGVFLFRQAMINGVPNEMLESSRIDGCGEIRMFFEMVLPLVRPMVGAYLLITFLGTWNNFIGPQIVLQSPEKFPLSVAINQLRGIYGIDYGLIMAGTLVAILPVLVLFLMLQKEFIAGLTAGAVKG